One window from the genome of Phycisphaerales bacterium encodes:
- the secG gene encoding preprotein translocase subunit SecG, with amino-acid sequence MPLLLALNPVLSNLLMLVFIAVAVIMILIVLIQRPSGGGLSGAFGASSGGSGQTAFGAKTGDALTLMTIATFILFILTAIVLVYASRPSSTPTGTPVAAPEGEQVPAEPATDAPEPGLGDPADAPAGETSTDEPTDPADGPETADPDPEPETPASGDPEPGS; translated from the coding sequence ATGCCCCTGCTGCTCGCGTTGAACCCGGTGCTTTCGAACCTGCTCATGCTGGTGTTCATCGCCGTGGCGGTCATCATGATCCTCATCGTGCTGATCCAGCGGCCGTCCGGCGGCGGGCTGAGCGGCGCCTTCGGTGCTTCGAGCGGGGGCTCGGGGCAGACCGCCTTCGGCGCCAAGACCGGAGACGCCCTCACGCTCATGACCATCGCCACGTTCATCCTGTTCATCCTGACGGCGATCGTGCTGGTCTATGCCAGCCGGCCATCGTCCACCCCCACCGGCACGCCCGTGGCGGCACCCGAGGGCGAGCAGGTCCCAGCCGAACCTGCGACCGACGCGCCCGAGCCGGGCCTGGGCGACCCTGCGGATGCGCCGGCGGGCGAGACGTCAACCGACGAGCCAACGGACCCTGCCGACGGTCCGGAGACGGCCGATCCTGACCCCGAGCCCGAAACGCCAGCCAGCGGCGATCCGGAGCCCGGGTCGTGA
- a CDS encoding glycosyltransferase family 2 protein, which yields MPAPLLSIVTPSLNQGQYLAECLESVARELATPEAQRWGVEHIVMDGGSTDGTVALLEDATHLTHWQSAPDGGQSAAINRGVLDHATGRFATWLNADDWLEPGALGPMLERLAAEDAPDVLVGRCRFVEDGNTIFAPTPPDPIDAANLLRLRTRWFAGQLIVQPEAFFDRDLFARIGGLNEANHFTMDHEMWLGLLEAGARFESIDHPVACMRVHEQQKTADNRRIVASLIEFGRPFLDRLSGESGRVASDEFDALVRKLRLSEPVLRRLALPWSGIDAAGNEVARDPAPPAFHLAPLRAVLADVPRGRGLLRRPYRTRLVGSAPSEDLPISMRPADDADVDVVVFWHALSRSADPRAVVGDATAALRPGGLVIVAAELGPCDAGLRTYCEGLQRLIDQQLSQDHDWIVDPAAMAWVQSMATATERDDAAWLAAHPHPAGLDVGAVMEQAGLERVASIAYGGLSWHPLTPFVAVEGVSGREVDAWTCGVWRKP from the coding sequence GTGCCCGCGCCGCTGCTCTCCATCGTGACGCCGTCGCTGAACCAGGGGCAGTACCTCGCCGAGTGCCTCGAGTCGGTCGCCCGCGAGCTCGCAACGCCCGAGGCCCAGCGTTGGGGCGTCGAGCACATCGTCATGGACGGCGGCAGCACCGACGGCACGGTTGCCCTGCTCGAGGATGCGACCCATCTCACGCATTGGCAGAGCGCGCCCGACGGCGGCCAGAGCGCCGCGATCAATCGGGGCGTGCTCGACCACGCGACCGGGCGCTTCGCTACGTGGCTCAATGCCGACGATTGGCTCGAGCCCGGCGCCCTCGGCCCGATGCTCGAGCGGCTCGCGGCTGAGGACGCTCCGGATGTGCTCGTCGGCCGCTGCCGCTTCGTCGAGGACGGTAACACGATCTTTGCGCCCACGCCTCCCGACCCCATCGACGCGGCCAACCTGCTCCGCCTGCGAACGAGGTGGTTCGCGGGGCAACTCATCGTGCAACCCGAGGCCTTCTTCGACCGCGATCTCTTCGCGCGCATCGGTGGGCTCAACGAAGCCAATCACTTCACGATGGACCACGAAATGTGGCTCGGGCTGCTCGAGGCCGGGGCGCGGTTCGAGTCGATCGACCATCCCGTCGCGTGCATGCGGGTGCACGAGCAGCAGAAGACCGCCGACAACCGACGCATCGTCGCGTCGCTCATCGAGTTCGGTCGTCCGTTTCTGGATCGGCTGTCGGGCGAGTCTGGAAGGGTCGCGAGCGACGAGTTCGACGCCCTGGTGCGAAAGCTGCGCCTGAGCGAGCCGGTGCTGCGCCGGCTCGCGCTGCCATGGTCGGGCATCGACGCGGCCGGCAACGAAGTGGCACGAGATCCGGCACCCCCCGCGTTCCACCTGGCGCCGCTTCGGGCGGTTCTGGCAGATGTGCCGCGAGGCCGCGGGCTCCTACGCCGGCCTTACCGAACGAGGCTGGTCGGATCAGCGCCAAGCGAGGACCTGCCGATCTCGATGCGGCCGGCCGACGACGCAGATGTAGACGTTGTGGTCTTCTGGCACGCGCTCAGCCGCTCGGCAGACCCGCGAGCGGTGGTCGGCGATGCGACGGCCGCGCTGCGGCCCGGTGGTCTCGTCATCGTGGCGGCAGAGCTCGGACCGTGCGATGCGGGGCTCCGAACATACTGCGAGGGATTGCAGCGCCTCATCGATCAGCAGCTCAGCCAGGACCATGACTGGATCGTCGATCCCGCCGCCATGGCGTGGGTGCAGTCGATGGCAACTGCGACCGAGCGCGACGACGCGGCATGGCTCGCGGCCCACCCGCACCCCGCGGGGCTCGATGTCGGAGCGGTCATGGAGCAAGCCGGCCTCGAGCGCGTGGCGTCCATTGCCTACGGCGGGCTCTCGTGGCACCCGCTGACACCGTTCGTTGCAGTGGAGGGGGTCAGCGGACGCGAGGTGGATGCGTGGACGTGCGGGGTGTGGCGAAAGCCTTGA
- a CDS encoding S8 family serine peptidase — MLSKTVRGSTLVAFGVLFSAPALADDAVAWPDGFTPFTGRVDQADVMGGYTSETVLIRLAAGRAVDAAGLPGVIGLEPAFDAAPADDVLAERHGLTRLYVATLEPGADAKQAIIDLGALAGIERAELLGIGGVLATTPDDPDFGLQYGLLNTGQTINGVVGTPGADINASEAWVVTTGDPDVIIAIVDTGVSQSHPDLQDNVLPGYSSVGGSWDDDIFISHGTHCAGIASGDTDNGIGIAGVGWDCSILPVKALGFLGTGTEADIAAGVVWAADNGADVISLSLGSPDFGSVLENACNYAVDLDVIVVAATGNTPGVPIFAPANFDSTIAVGATDNRDRIASFTTTGPEMTVTAPGVDVWSTWDTLPLFGPADGYAFQSGTSMATPHVAGTVGLMRSVNRSISPDQVRAIFEATSVDLGAPGFDPTFGYGRIDAFEAVLAAGGAAPCRADMDGDGSLTLFDFLAFQNLFDAGDLAADFDGDGDLTLFDFLAFQNEFDAGC, encoded by the coding sequence ATGCTCAGCAAGACGGTCCGTGGATCGACCCTCGTGGCGTTCGGCGTGCTTTTCTCGGCTCCGGCTCTGGCCGACGACGCGGTCGCATGGCCCGACGGGTTCACGCCATTCACCGGCCGCGTCGACCAGGCGGACGTCATGGGCGGGTACACGAGCGAAACGGTCCTGATCCGATTGGCGGCTGGCCGCGCGGTGGACGCTGCGGGCCTCCCGGGGGTCATCGGGCTCGAGCCGGCCTTCGACGCGGCACCGGCCGATGACGTCCTCGCCGAGCGGCACGGCCTGACCCGTCTCTATGTTGCCACGCTCGAGCCGGGCGCCGATGCGAAGCAGGCGATCATCGATCTGGGTGCACTTGCTGGCATCGAACGAGCCGAACTGCTCGGCATCGGCGGCGTGCTCGCCACGACGCCCGACGACCCCGACTTTGGCTTGCAGTACGGACTGCTCAACACCGGGCAGACGATCAACGGCGTCGTGGGCACACCGGGTGCCGACATCAACGCCAGCGAGGCGTGGGTCGTCACCACGGGCGATCCCGACGTGATCATCGCCATCGTCGACACTGGCGTGAGCCAGAGCCACCCCGACCTGCAAGACAACGTGCTGCCCGGGTACAGCTCGGTCGGCGGGAGCTGGGACGACGACATCTTCATCAGCCACGGCACGCACTGCGCGGGCATCGCCAGCGGAGACACCGACAACGGCATCGGCATCGCCGGCGTGGGCTGGGATTGCTCGATCCTCCCCGTCAAGGCGTTGGGCTTCCTCGGCACGGGCACCGAGGCCGACATTGCCGCCGGGGTGGTGTGGGCGGCCGACAACGGCGCCGACGTGATTTCGCTGAGCCTGGGCTCGCCCGACTTCGGCAGCGTGCTCGAGAATGCCTGCAACTACGCGGTCGACCTCGACGTCATCGTGGTGGCGGCCACGGGCAACACGCCGGGCGTGCCGATCTTTGCGCCTGCCAATTTCGACTCGACCATCGCCGTGGGCGCTACCGACAACCGCGACCGGATCGCGAGCTTCACCACGACGGGGCCCGAGATGACCGTGACGGCTCCGGGCGTCGACGTCTGGAGCACCTGGGACACGCTGCCCCTCTTCGGCCCTGCCGACGGGTACGCCTTCCAGAGCGGCACGTCGATGGCCACGCCGCACGTGGCAGGCACCGTGGGCCTGATGCGGAGCGTGAATCGCTCGATCTCGCCCGATCAGGTCCGCGCCATCTTCGAGGCGACCTCGGTCGACCTGGGTGCGCCGGGCTTCGATCCGACGTTCGGCTACGGCCGGATCGACGCGTTCGAGGCAGTGCTCGCCGCGGGCGGCGCCGCGCCCTGCCGGGCCGACATGGACGGCGATGGCTCGCTCACGCTCTTCGACTTCCTCGCGTTCCAGAACCTGTTCGACGCGGGCGACCTCGCCGCCGACTTCGACGGCGACGGCGACTTGACCCTGTTCGATTTCCTGGCGTTCCAGAACGAGTTCGACGCCGGGTGCTGA
- a CDS encoding GC-type dockerin domain-anchored protein, protein MLRSIAAASLVAVGSSWAFATPFNDLPSFLAAGGDVQLVDFDTLPDGSPTVVGELGSLYDEYGLEFPLGNFITDTILVTISPPRTWDSDTRVGQDIVFEVNMTQAGIRAVGAHNVRFGSFPNGATLRAFDATGAEIESVDSDADFDTLDFFGLVTDVDIARVTITVDNPMGWGLDDLYVGVGEPCRADFDGDGSLTIFDFLAFQNAFDARDPAADFDGDGAFTIFDFLAFQNAFAAGC, encoded by the coding sequence ATGCTCAGGTCCATCGCAGCGGCTTCGCTGGTAGCGGTCGGTTCGTCGTGGGCGTTCGCCACGCCCTTCAACGACCTGCCCTCGTTCCTCGCGGCGGGCGGTGACGTGCAGCTCGTCGACTTCGACACGCTGCCCGACGGTTCGCCGACGGTGGTTGGAGAGCTGGGGTCGCTGTACGACGAGTACGGGCTCGAGTTTCCGCTGGGCAACTTCATCACCGACACGATCCTCGTGACCATCTCGCCGCCACGCACCTGGGATAGCGACACGCGGGTCGGGCAGGACATCGTGTTCGAGGTCAACATGACGCAGGCGGGCATCCGGGCCGTGGGTGCGCACAACGTCCGCTTCGGCTCGTTCCCCAACGGCGCGACGCTGCGGGCATTCGACGCCACGGGTGCAGAGATCGAGTCGGTCGACTCAGATGCAGACTTCGACACGCTGGACTTCTTCGGCCTCGTGACGGATGTCGACATCGCCCGCGTCACGATCACCGTCGACAACCCGATGGGCTGGGGACTGGACGATCTGTACGTCGGCGTGGGCGAGCCCTGCCGGGCCGACTTCGACGGCGATGGCTCGCTGACGATCTTCGACTTCCTGGCCTTCCAGAACGCGTTCGACGCGCGCGATCCCGCAGCCGACTTCGACGGCGACGGTGCGTTCACGATCTTCGACTTTCTCGCGTTCCAGAACGCCTTCGCGGCGGGCTGCTAG
- a CDS encoding phosphotransferase, producing MGRDAPQQEQATPVDPEVLAAAEAQAGFAVGEVHHVRVHFPIGQVTKAAPLNAGSPMAPKIVLMGSLSGPVVLKRLAPGRDGPEFVHVIHSIHRRLAAHGFPLAPLLPTRGGASALRLEGRAYEVCGFVRGGKCDRSSVQTRLAGEALGRYHALLANAHDHLGAMGRSIGEPLTGVYHDDARIRRALARLPQALDARGGDELAARLGSLYERSAARARDALSGERFQIVHGDWHPGNLLFDQDAIAAVLDHESAGMAPAMLDIANGALQFSLQGTGADFRQWPTPPDADRLDAFLAGVHGGRAMIGVPGVSQQSLEGLPWLMAEALIAEAAVPIASSGAFHGRDPAPFLRMVARKAQWLADNPADVLDHARP from the coding sequence GTGGGCCGGGACGCACCACAGCAAGAGCAGGCTACGCCAGTCGATCCCGAGGTCCTCGCTGCGGCCGAAGCCCAAGCGGGCTTCGCGGTGGGTGAGGTGCACCATGTGCGCGTGCACTTTCCCATCGGACAGGTCACCAAGGCCGCGCCGCTGAACGCCGGCTCGCCCATGGCGCCCAAGATCGTGCTGATGGGCTCGCTCTCGGGCCCAGTCGTGCTGAAGCGGCTCGCGCCCGGGCGCGACGGACCCGAATTCGTGCACGTCATCCACTCGATCCACCGCCGGCTCGCGGCGCACGGCTTCCCGCTTGCTCCGCTGCTTCCCACGCGCGGCGGCGCGAGCGCGCTGCGGCTGGAGGGCCGGGCCTATGAGGTGTGCGGATTCGTGCGAGGCGGCAAGTGCGATCGCTCGTCGGTGCAGACGCGGCTCGCGGGCGAGGCGCTCGGTCGTTACCACGCGCTACTGGCCAATGCCCACGATCACCTCGGCGCGATGGGCCGTTCGATCGGCGAGCCGCTCACAGGCGTGTACCACGACGATGCGCGCATCCGCCGCGCACTGGCACGGCTGCCGCAAGCCCTGGACGCCCGCGGCGGCGACGAGCTGGCCGCCCGGCTCGGCTCGCTGTACGAGCGATCCGCGGCACGCGCCCGAGACGCCCTCTCGGGCGAGCGTTTCCAGATCGTTCACGGCGACTGGCACCCCGGAAACCTGCTGTTCGATCAGGACGCCATCGCGGCGGTGCTCGACCACGAGTCGGCGGGCATGGCGCCGGCGATGCTCGACATCGCCAACGGCGCACTGCAGTTCTCGCTGCAAGGGACCGGGGCCGATTTCCGACAGTGGCCCACGCCGCCGGATGCCGACAGGCTCGACGCGTTCCTGGCCGGCGTGCACGGCGGGCGGGCGATGATCGGGGTGCCGGGCGTCTCGCAGCAGTCGCTGGAAGGGCTTCCGTGGCTCATGGCCGAGGCGTTGATCGCCGAGGCGGCCGTGCCGATCGCCTCGTCGGGTGCGTTCCACGGCCGCGACCCGGCACCGTTCTTACGCATGGTGGCGCGAAAGGCCCAGTGGCTGGCCGATAACCCCGCCGACGTGCTCGACCACGCCCGGCCCTGA
- a CDS encoding UDP-glucose/GDP-mannose dehydrogenase family protein, protein MKLTMVGTGYVGLVTGVCFANTGNDVICLDVLREKVDQINRGECPIYEPGLTELMQRNLKAGRLRATLDKDEAYEDAEMIFICVGTPSGADGKADLKYVMQAADDIAAVIKRLGPGQTPKTIVVKSTVPVGTTLAVRDRIRQTVGDIPFTVGDNPEFLKEGDAIIDFNKPDRVVCGVEHPEDPDDLTTKRFQEVYEPFTRNGHPIFIMDIPSAEMVKYASNNFLATKISFINEMAMLCEQFGANINRVREGMCSDSRIGHKFLYPGLGYGGSCFPKDTLAVIGMGEQAGFDTQLSKAVHDVNQRQRALFFDKILAHYGGSLAGKTLAFWGIAFKPNTDDVREAPALTLMKLAHEHGATVRAYDSVADKTGKQSLDEMGVPAEIVGDMYDCLEGCDGVVVSTDWDEFKAPDFARMGHRLAEKVIFDGRNLYKRDQMAELGFSHHSVGRPSVRQAGEPQGA, encoded by the coding sequence ATGAAGCTGACGATGGTGGGCACGGGGTATGTTGGGCTGGTGACTGGTGTGTGCTTCGCGAACACCGGCAACGACGTCATCTGCCTCGACGTGCTGCGCGAAAAGGTCGACCAGATCAACCGCGGCGAGTGCCCGATCTACGAGCCGGGGCTCACCGAGCTCATGCAGCGCAACCTCAAGGCCGGCCGCCTCAGGGCCACCCTCGATAAGGACGAGGCCTACGAGGACGCCGAGATGATCTTCATCTGCGTGGGCACCCCCAGCGGAGCCGACGGCAAGGCCGACCTGAAGTACGTCATGCAGGCCGCCGACGACATCGCCGCCGTCATCAAGCGGCTCGGCCCGGGCCAGACGCCCAAGACCATCGTCGTCAAGAGCACCGTGCCCGTGGGCACCACGCTGGCCGTGCGGGACCGCATCCGCCAGACCGTCGGCGACATTCCCTTCACGGTGGGCGACAACCCGGAGTTCCTGAAGGAAGGCGACGCGATCATCGACTTCAACAAGCCCGATCGCGTCGTCTGCGGCGTCGAGCATCCGGAGGATCCGGACGACCTGACCACCAAGCGGTTCCAGGAGGTCTACGAGCCCTTTACCCGCAACGGGCACCCGATCTTCATCATGGACATCCCCTCGGCCGAGATGGTCAAGTACGCCAGCAACAACTTCCTGGCGACCAAGATCAGCTTCATCAACGAGATGGCGATGCTCTGCGAGCAGTTCGGCGCCAACATCAACCGCGTACGCGAGGGCATGTGCAGCGACAGCCGCATCGGCCACAAGTTCCTCTACCCGGGCCTGGGCTACGGCGGGAGCTGCTTCCCCAAGGACACGCTGGCCGTCATCGGCATGGGCGAGCAGGCCGGCTTCGACACCCAGCTTTCCAAGGCGGTTCACGACGTCAACCAGCGCCAGCGGGCGTTGTTCTTCGACAAGATCCTCGCGCACTATGGCGGCTCCTTGGCGGGCAAGACGCTGGCGTTCTGGGGCATCGCCTTCAAGCCCAACACCGACGACGTGCGTGAGGCGCCGGCCCTGACGCTCATGAAGCTCGCCCACGAGCACGGCGCGACCGTCCGGGCCTATGACTCGGTGGCCGACAAGACCGGCAAGCAGTCCCTCGACGAGATGGGCGTGCCCGCCGAAATCGTCGGCGACATGTACGACTGCCTCGAAGGCTGCGACGGCGTCGTCGTCTCCACCGACTGGGATGAGTTCAAGGCCCCCGACTTCGCACGCATGGGCCACCGCCTGGCGGAGAAGGTCATCTTCGACGGCCGCAACCTCTACAAGCGAGACCAGATGGCCGAGCTGGGCTTCAGCCACCACAGCGTGGGCCGGCCCAGCGTCCGGCAGGCCGGCGAGCCGCAAGGGGCCTGA
- a CDS encoding deoxyhypusine synthase family protein: MTNPTPLRDFMERHYRHYNAGVVVKAAKAYEETLDRGSPMFLTLAGAMSTAQLGRSLAEMIRRGKVHAISCTGANLEEDVFNLVAHDHYKPIHDWRALSEADEVALDEGGFPRVTDICIPEEQAMQKIEGHLLDRWKAASDSGDRSLPHQYLYDLLRSGDLESEYQIDPKDSWMLAAAERDLPLFVPGWEDSTLGNMFVANAARGGYSLDAVLAGTSYMASLIEWYEKTAAGKQRGPGFFQIGGGIAGDFPICVVPTINHDLYRDAADAAKRVPRWSYFCQVSDATTSYGGYSGAVPNEKITWGKLGAGEPKFMIESDATIVAPLIFGWVLGW, from the coding sequence ATGACCAACCCCACCCCCTTGCGGGACTTCATGGAGCGGCACTACCGCCACTACAACGCCGGCGTGGTCGTGAAGGCGGCCAAGGCCTACGAGGAGACCCTGGACCGGGGCTCGCCGATGTTCCTGACCCTCGCCGGCGCAATGAGCACGGCCCAGCTCGGCAGGTCGTTGGCCGAGATGATCCGCCGAGGCAAGGTCCACGCCATCAGTTGCACGGGCGCGAATCTCGAGGAGGACGTCTTCAACCTCGTCGCCCACGACCACTACAAGCCCATCCACGACTGGCGGGCCTTATCCGAGGCCGACGAAGTCGCGCTCGACGAGGGTGGCTTTCCGCGCGTGACGGATATCTGCATCCCCGAAGAGCAGGCCATGCAGAAGATCGAAGGGCACCTGCTCGATCGTTGGAAGGCCGCCAGCGACTCGGGCGATCGGTCGCTGCCGCACCAGTACCTGTACGACCTGCTCCGCAGCGGAGACCTGGAGAGCGAGTACCAGATCGACCCGAAGGACAGCTGGATGCTGGCGGCGGCCGAACGGGACCTGCCGCTCTTCGTACCGGGATGGGAAGACAGCACGCTGGGCAACATGTTCGTCGCCAACGCCGCGCGCGGCGGATACTCGCTGGACGCCGTGCTCGCCGGCACCAGCTACATGGCCTCGCTCATCGAGTGGTACGAGAAGACGGCGGCCGGCAAGCAGCGCGGCCCGGGCTTCTTCCAGATCGGTGGCGGCATCGCGGGCGACTTCCCGATCTGCGTGGTGCCGACGATCAACCACGACCTCTACCGCGACGCGGCCGACGCCGCCAAGCGGGTGCCGCGGTGGAGCTACTTCTGCCAGGTGTCCGACGCGACGACGAGCTACGGCGGCTACAGCGGTGCGGTGCCGAACGAGAAGATCACCTGGGGCAAGCTCGGCGCGGGTGAACCGAAATTCATGATCGAGAGCGACGCGACCATCGTGGCGCCCTTGATCTTCGGGTGGGTGCTGGGCTGGTAG
- a CDS encoding YicC/YloC family endoribonuclease, protein MIRSMTGFGDARLERGGVTYSLEVRSVNHRYLKAQVRLPDEFAPLEGGLEETLRGLLQRGSVTVRCSAEGSANAQGGAINESVLSAYLDAIDQASAKVSADRATPTVDMATLLSLPGVLHAEPMDARLAAARTAFQELLPLACDKLVEMRVKEGQALHAELVELCGVVSASLAVVQDRAPEVSKLYESRLKARIEQLLPESDPVDIVREVAAYAERCDVNEEISRLSGHVEQFLAGMEEGGPVGRKLDFIAQEMLREANTIASKSPDADLSRAAIDAKAAIDRIKEQVQNVE, encoded by the coding sequence ATGATCCGCAGCATGACCGGATTCGGCGACGCGCGGTTGGAGCGCGGCGGGGTGACCTACAGCCTCGAGGTCCGATCGGTCAACCATCGCTATCTCAAGGCGCAGGTCCGGCTTCCCGACGAATTCGCCCCGCTCGAAGGCGGTCTCGAAGAGACGCTTCGCGGCTTGCTCCAGCGCGGCAGCGTGACGGTGCGGTGCTCGGCCGAGGGATCGGCCAACGCTCAGGGCGGCGCGATCAACGAGTCAGTGCTCTCGGCCTACCTCGACGCCATCGACCAGGCCTCGGCAAAGGTATCTGCCGACCGAGCCACGCCAACGGTCGACATGGCGACGCTGCTCTCGCTGCCCGGGGTGCTGCATGCCGAGCCCATGGACGCGCGGCTGGCCGCGGCGAGGACGGCCTTTCAGGAGTTGCTGCCGCTCGCGTGCGACAAGCTCGTCGAGATGCGCGTGAAGGAAGGGCAGGCGCTCCACGCCGAGCTGGTCGAGCTCTGCGGCGTCGTATCGGCTAGCCTCGCGGTGGTGCAGGACCGAGCGCCCGAGGTCAGCAAGCTCTACGAGTCTCGACTGAAGGCCAGGATCGAGCAGCTCTTGCCCGAGTCGGACCCCGTCGACATCGTGCGTGAGGTTGCCGCCTATGCCGAACGCTGCGACGTGAACGAGGAGATCTCCCGCCTGAGTGGTCACGTCGAACAGTTCCTTGCCGGTATGGAAGAGGGCGGGCCCGTCGGCCGCAAGCTGGACTTCATCGCCCAAGAAATGCTGCGGGAAGCCAACACGATCGCCAGCAAGAGCCCCGATGCCGACCTTTCGCGGGCCGCCATCGACGCGAAGGCGGCGATCGACCGCATCAAAGAACAGGTCCAGAACGTCGAGTAG
- a CDS encoding PDZ domain-containing protein yields MSRARGHVAAAVCVLCVAATAVRAHLPQTPEDEAAREAVAALASENWPDRIAASSELMDLTRELDPARALGVLERALTDWLSGEQRGDGDRAEVLARFELAAVEAFFAAPRAGLGITYDSAVTSRGVRLGDTVEGFDAHGTLRGGDIVLSLSDVPIEAQSMDLAVAIASHLPGETCTISLLRNGEPMEVRVRLGRRGDLRAAGQLRESVLRRAWALRMNRLRGGEDSAALGAERARAITAAPPSANPRRLRVTMPDVALGGEPGTTTNTYAGVVARFADGNTPEDALQQELRRVQRDLARAFQRSNEIEATLRQLLAEVRMTADTADGRAHAQRLQKRISELREQLASVQQDQRRLADERSQILRALSQ; encoded by the coding sequence ATGTCACGCGCTCGTGGACATGTCGCCGCCGCCGTGTGCGTCTTGTGCGTGGCCGCGACCGCCGTCCGAGCACACCTGCCGCAGACGCCCGAAGACGAGGCCGCTCGCGAGGCCGTTGCCGCGCTGGCCAGCGAAAACTGGCCCGACCGCATCGCCGCCAGCAGCGAACTGATGGATCTCACCCGCGAGCTCGACCCCGCCCGCGCGTTGGGCGTGCTGGAGCGCGCATTGACCGACTGGCTCTCGGGCGAGCAGCGCGGCGACGGTGACCGAGCCGAGGTCCTCGCACGGTTCGAGCTGGCCGCGGTCGAGGCGTTCTTCGCGGCGCCGCGGGCGGGCCTCGGCATCACGTACGACTCTGCAGTCACGTCCCGAGGCGTCAGGCTGGGTGACACGGTCGAGGGATTCGACGCCCACGGCACGCTCCGTGGCGGCGACATCGTGCTGAGCCTGTCGGACGTTCCGATCGAGGCGCAATCGATGGACCTGGCCGTGGCGATCGCCTCGCACCTGCCCGGCGAGACCTGCACAATCTCGCTGTTGCGCAACGGCGAGCCCATGGAGGTCCGTGTCCGACTCGGGCGGCGAGGCGACCTCAGGGCCGCGGGCCAGCTCCGCGAGTCGGTGCTCCGGCGGGCCTGGGCGCTCCGGATGAACCGCCTGCGTGGCGGCGAAGACTCCGCCGCACTGGGCGCTGAACGGGCCCGCGCGATCACGGCGGCCCCGCCATCGGCCAACCCGCGACGGCTGCGGGTGACGATGCCAGACGTTGCGCTCGGCGGCGAGCCCGGCACGACAACGAATACCTACGCGGGCGTCGTCGCGCGATTCGCCGACGGCAATACGCCGGAAGACGCACTCCAACAAGAGCTTCGCCGCGTGCAGCGCGACCTCGCTCGGGCCTTCCAGCGGTCCAACGAAATCGAGGCGACCCTGCGTCAGCTGTTAGCCGAGGTCCGGATGACGGCAGATACGGCCGACGGCCGGGCGCACGCCCAACGGTTGCAGAAGCGGATCTCGGAGTTGCGTGAGCAACTGGCGTCGGTGCAGCAGGACCAGCGGCGGCTGGCAGATGAACGCAGCCAGATCTTGCGGGCGCTCAGCCAGTAG
- a CDS encoding class I SAM-dependent methyltransferase encodes MADKSKNKSGSKSARAKKRTARRNAGRPPKLTAATADRHQLYTDAVQNVESEIDFVDETYQTLRDRKAIRLREDFCGTAQTSAEWVRRRPTNIAVGLDLDEATLQWGRDHVLSQLTEEQRERLTLRNRDVREPGKRGSEMDIILAMNFSYNALMQRADLLSYFKAVRKSLAPGGLFVMDCYGGYESLMEQEESRACRGFTYIWEQVKYNPIDATLDTAIHFEFKDGTEMRNAFTYHWRLWNLSELRDLLAEAGFAKTTVYWEGDDGDGGGDGNFQPATEGDADASWIAYIVNEGD; translated from the coding sequence ATGGCCGATAAATCCAAGAACAAGTCCGGTTCGAAGTCCGCCCGCGCGAAGAAGCGCACGGCCCGCAGGAATGCCGGTCGGCCGCCGAAGCTGACGGCCGCGACGGCCGATCGCCACCAGCTCTACACCGACGCCGTCCAGAACGTCGAGAGCGAGATCGACTTCGTCGACGAGACGTACCAGACGCTCCGGGATCGCAAGGCCATCCGCCTCCGCGAGGACTTTTGCGGCACCGCCCAGACGAGCGCCGAGTGGGTCCGCCGACGGCCGACGAACATCGCCGTCGGGCTCGACCTCGACGAGGCCACGCTGCAGTGGGGGCGCGACCACGTGCTCTCTCAGCTTACTGAGGAGCAGCGCGAACGACTGACCCTCCGCAACCGAGACGTGCGCGAGCCGGGCAAGCGCGGCAGCGAGATGGACATCATCCTGGCAATGAACTTCAGCTACAACGCGCTTATGCAGCGGGCCGATCTGCTGTCGTACTTCAAGGCCGTTCGCAAGAGCCTGGCACCGGGCGGTCTCTTCGTCATGGATTGCTACGGCGGCTACGAGAGCCTGATGGAACAGGAAGAGAGCCGTGCGTGCCGCGGCTTCACGTATATCTGGGAGCAGGTCAAGTACAACCCCATCGACGCCACGCTCGACACGGCCATCCACTTCGAGTTCAAGGACGGCACCGAGATGCGCAACGCCTTCACCTACCACTGGCGGCTGTGGAACCTCTCGGAGCTGCGCGACCTGCTGGCCGAAGCCGGCTTCGCGAAGACCACGGTCTACTGGGAGGGCGACGACGGCGACGGCGGCGGTGACGGCAACTTCCAGCCCGCCACCGAGGGCGACGCGGACGCCTCCTGGATCGCCTACATCGTGAACGAGGGCGACTGA